The following is a genomic window from Solanum lycopersicum chromosome 6, SLM_r2.1.
AAGAATTCTACCACTATTGCTAACGAAAAGGACGATCCAAACATGAAGAACAAACAACAAGTGAACACAGAAGATGAGTTTGTATTTTACAGAAGTGATAAGTTGCCTGCATTGGAGTCAATGGACGAGGGTACTACTTCGTCTCATTTGGGTGATAGAGCAGGGCAGTCCTTCTGGGATGTGATGCCTTAAAATCATTTAACAGTTGAACAATTTGTagtgaaaaataattgaaacttTGTAGTCATCTTGGAATAGATGAGAAGTAGTTTCTTCATAGGACTGTACATAAAATGAACAGAAAGAATGAAAGTCTCTCTAGTCCCAAGGAAATCAGATCTATCAAATGCTTTTAGACTTGGAAAGATACATAGTTGCAAATTGGTCTGCATTCAATAATACATTTTGTTTATATGTTAGTTCCTACTGTGTTTTCTATGGAAACTTTAATAGCAGAAGAACTATGTTTGCTAGACAATTATAGGACTGTCCTTTAAGTTGAACTATTTTGTCACTTTTTTGACTTCATTCTCCAAAAATCATGGGGGCAAAAAGAAGGGTGTTGACATAACACAGGTTAGAAACttcctttttcattcttttgcGTAAGGCTGCTGGAATGAGTAACAATTGTGTCAGCACATATTTTCATAGCTGAGATGTTTCATACTGCCCAGCTGATGCCAACAGTAATATTTATAAACACAATCACATTTTCATCTAATACTTTTTCAACAGTCATAAACGAGCTTGTTGTCAATATTAGTGACTACTTGAAGGCATATCTGGAATTTTCAGATCACTGTCAACACATGAAAAGAGAATTTATGTGAAACAAGCTGTTCAAAAGAAGAACTATGAAGAATCATATAATCTAACAGCTAGCAGCAGGCTTAACATGGTTGTATCATGCCTTCTTCTTTTTGGAATTGAGCATCACATATCCAGTAAACATGCTCAACAAGCAGATGAGTGTCATTCCAACAAATACGGGAATAAGAATTGCATACTCTTGAGGTAGAAAATATTTGTGCACAAAATGATCAGTATCAACCAATGGCTGAAAGACAAAAAGCATATATCAACCCCCATATGATAACAAAAGGTCTTAAAGGTCACTACATCTTGTAAgacagataaaaaaaaagaactgaCCAGAATGATGACCCAGAAGGTATAATATGTGAAAATTGACAAGCTAGTAACTGTCAAAAGCAGTCCAATCGTTCTGTCAGCTAATTCCATAGTGACTCTTTCACTTGTGCAAACTGTAAATGAGGAATGCCACATTAAATTACAAACAAAAGTCACTGCCCTTTGGCAGCGGTTTGTGAATGAATCACCAAAGAAATGAAAGCAGGAAAAGCAAACATAGAAAAGGAGAAAGGGAATGCACATTGTGCACTTGAAAGAATGCAACACACATGATCAAAAGCTATGTACCACTCAAGCCAAGACAATGGCATCCATTCTTTCACAAGAACAGAACTGTAAGCTCAACACAGTTACTGAATAATTGAATATACCTCCGATTGAGCCGTTTAGAAGAACAGCAGTATACGGttcaagtataaaaaaaaattatatcctaGTACCAAAGAATACATTACCCAACGATAACACTACTATTCCACTATATGTTTCGCTACCTTATGTCTCCCAACTATTTATCTGGTTTTATTGCACAGTCTTATGACTTAATTACTCTTGGCATCTATAGAATCATCTACCCATATATATTCCAACGAAAACTGCCAAAAGCTCATAGAAAGCCTCTGTCCAGGCcacacaaatattttaaacagAGAAGAGGAGAGGAAATGACATTTTAATAAACAAAACGTTCCCAAGAAATCCAAATCCAGAAGAAGCATATCAGCTACTGGAAAAAAGGATAGAATGGAGGAACCTAGCAGATAGTAGACCAAGCTACATTTTATCAGAATGTATGGTCGTCCACCAAAGTGCACAGCTATTTTTTTATAGTGCTTCTGAAGTTAATCAAATGTCAACTAGATTTAAATAAACAACACGACAGATCACTACCTTCAGATTCCTATAAACCAAAGATTCCCTTTGAATCATCCAACAATGTAGTTCAAAcaaatacctaaaataactaaatcagAACTCACAAAATAACTAACTAGgatattatattaaagaattgGTGAAGTAAAGCATGATGGTGCTAGTTATTTCACTAGTGTATCATGGTTTCCTTCTGGCAGCACTTAAATCTTTATCAGTCATCTCCAAAGTAGTAGGATATATCCAAGCTGAATACATTGATTAACACATACACCAAAAATGTCTATGTTTTCATTTCTGATGCAATAGTCAATGGACTATGCTAAAACACTAATCTAAAATCAAGTGGTAATCCTTGCCACAAGAATCTCCAAAACCACCCACAAGCTGCTACTATATTCTACTGAGCCTCAAATTTCACAGAGGCTGCTAAGATCTTCACATACGCACACTTACAGATAACGGGACATTAATTTGCAAATTCTAGTCCAATCCAAACCTCATAACCACATTAACAATGTAGATGCATTGCGcgtcaattaaaaaaaaatagttttccaGAACCAACATTTGAGTAATTCATCATCTCACTAGAGAATCTCCAAAGACttacaattaaaacaaaagacATACGCAATCTGATTCCAAACACCGATCATTCCATAAAGGCATAAATGAACTTCAATTCCATAATTTTCCAAgctaagtttaaaaaaaaaaaaattcacaattaaTGGAGAAATTACCTTCAGAAAAAACTATTCGTGTTGTTAAACACTTGGGTTTTAGATCATGAAGATCGTTACAATCGATATGGATTTCTTTGTATTTCCATCAGTTCCATTTCACTATAGTTTTCTCTGGATAGATTCGGAGAGGAGGATCCTGAATAAATGGGCCAAATCAATATTTTCCTTCACATGGACCGAAATGAAATGATCCTAGCCGCGCGGCCCGAActtataaactaaaaatttatttttttaaaaatattatttaaaatgtcattattttgaaaaagaatatgttTCCGATTTAaattcctattttatctcttaaaaaaataatttatgtatatttctATGTATATCCATAGTTCACTTTtcccaaattattttaattttaaaaaaaataaaatctgtaATTTTTCTCCATATCTCTCTCTTCCATATTTATTccataagtaaaaaaaataaaattttcgctctccatattttcatgttcatattTCTATTCAACCTTCAAATCCTTCTTTTCTTCaactccaatttttttattatcttctaccgaaatactttttttatatctttaaaatctggATTCACACAAATTCCTCTAAATAAGGTATTTTCATggttatctttttttcttttagatttattttcattttattgttgtttaaatCATTGATGAAAGTAGGATTCTTCTCGTTTAGAACTATAAAACACTCTTCAAAGAATAATTCTAAGAGACACTATTCATCTTAGTAAAACGGTTTCTAGTGATTTTCTATCATTCAATCTATGTATTACTCAAGAATTAGTGGATATTGTAAAAATCTGCTTCTAAAATTAGGGAAGAGAGACGACAAGAATAAAGGCTTCATCAAATTCAGATTGGAAACGTAACTCGTAGGGTACAAGAAAAAGACGGCGAAGACCAAACTGTTGATGAAAaggtatttaaatattttttgcatGTTTAGATTTTCGCACGTTGAGTTGAAGTTAAATAACAATTTGTTCAACAATATGTACtgaatatatttgtaaatttcttGTTATGTACATTGTGCaatatttattagtttgtattttgtattcagttgttattttattattgtattttggggtcagtttttgttaattttgataatgtattaatttttttcattcctttgtatttttttcacatttgtaaatattcaataatttatgaataaattttactGACTATGACATTTCAGAATTTATTAATAAACTTTTGTTGGATTTGTGTTGTAtactatgaaatttttatgtatttgtatttgtaatttATTCTTAGAATTTTATATcctttcttaattaatattcaaattagTATGTAtgctataaatatttatattcattcaaAATCTCATGTTGTATAGTtgtgaatcttgtatttgtttctAATTGAATCCATCCCAAATATATACTAACtagatatgtatattatttacatgaagaacaaaatattttctttttatatatataaaaaaaattcagaaatttGTATCCTTTctcaatttgtatttaaaatcgtatatatacaattaatatttgtattcattcaaaaattatgttgcatagtttataaatttgatatttttttctaatttgtatttattctaaaggtggggtatgcgcgcttcggcgctcgtttgaccttaaaaatgggtcgaactgacCGTGAGGGCAaaccggatgcatagccaaggtcttgatagatgccaacaaatttttttggcatttttgacatcgaaatccggatcacccaaaaaatgatttgctatagcacatgaaaataatCTAAATGGGTGGGGGGAGGGGTATGGGCTCTTCGAGGCTCGTTTAACTTTGAAAATGGATCGGACTGGCGTGAGAGCCAATCGACTGCATAACAAAGGTCTTGACCGAcgcctacaaaaaaatttgcatttttgacgtcggaatctggatctcccaaaaaatggttttctatagcacacgaaaattatcaaaattggGGGTATGCGCgtttcgaggctcgtttgaccttgaaaatgggtcggactggacgtgagggccaaccgactgcatagccaaggttttgacggacgatcaatttttttttggcatttttgacactGGAATCCGgctcacccaaaaaatggtttgatataacacttgaaaatcatttaaatggggggtatgcgcacttcggagctcgtttgaccttgaaaatggctCGTACtggccatgatggccaaccggctgcatagccaaggtctagATGGATGTCAATacaaaattttggaatttttgacgtcagaatccggatcacccaaaaattggttttTTATAGCACACGAGAATCATCTaaatgggggtatgcgcgcttagGGGCttatttgacctttaaaatgggttggactggccgtgatgaccaaccggctgcatagccaaggtcctGACAGACATTCACAAAagattttgacatttttgacgtcggaattcagatcacccaaaaaataatttgctaTAGTACAggaaaatcatctaaatggggatatgcgcgcttcagggctcgtttgaccttgaaaatgggtcataCTAGCCGTAAGGGCCAACCGGCTGCATTGCCAAGGTCTTAAACGActtccacaattttttttgcattttttacatcggaatttggatcacccaaaaaatagtttgcaatagcacacgaaaatcgtcgaaatgggggtatgcgcgctttagggctcatttgaccttgaaaatgggtcggaatgaCCGTGACGGACAATCGGCtacatagccaaggtcttgacggacgtccaaaattttttttggcatttttgacgtcggaatccggatcaccgatggtttgcaatagcatttgaaaatcgtctaaatggggggtatgcgagcttcggggctcatttgaccttaaaaatagGTCAGACTGGCCGTGAGAGACAATCATATGCATAGTCAAGGTTTTGACAGAtgtcaataaatttttttggcattttggacatcggactggatcacccaaaaaatagtttgctatagcacactaaaattgtttaaatggggggtatgcgctcttcggggctcgtttgaccttgaaaataggtcGGACTAGCCGTGAGGGCAAACCGAATGCATGTCCAAGGTATAAAATGGACGTCCACagaaaattttgacatttttgacgtcagaatccggatcacccaaaaaatgatttgctatagcacacgaaaaatcgtctaaatgggggtatgcgcgcttcgaggctcgtttgaccttgaaaatggccCGTACTAGCCATGATGACCAACCAGGTGCATAGTCAAGTTCTAGATGGTCCTTTTTAGTGAAAGTATAAGCGAAATGTAAATTTATGAAAGCAGTAAACATTTAGCATTTCGATAGAACCTGTAACAAATAGACAGTTTAGaaaaaatggtaaaataaataaaacatataaacaaaCATATTTAGAGAATCAAACAAATAAGCAAACAATGTAGAGGATTAAGCAGGTAAGTAAATATATCAGGAGGGGTattaaaacatagaaattaCACAATagataataaaacaaataacaataaaaataaataataacttaacATACTAATAACCAAATTGGCATGCCAGAATAGTTGATTTTAAGTGCATTTGTTTCATGAGTAGCAATTTTTcattgaagaagatgatatgccaAATTCATATGAAACTGTCGAGTTTTGTTACTGGACATGTCTAGATACTTTCCAAATATACTAGATCTGAAAAACACTAGTAACTTATTTGTCATCTCAACAAGAGGCACGTTGAAATTCAAGACACGTTGGAGCCAATTCTAAACGGCTGGGTCCATTAGAAAAAGCTCCAACTAATCCAAACATCTCAAGATTATAAAAATCGGCCAAATAGAAATTGCCCATTTTTGAAGGTATGGATccgaaaatatgaaaaatactttgatcaatatagaaatactttgaTCAGTATAGAATACTTGATGAACAAAACTGTTATTtcttatttgaataaattggTTGAGGTACCGTATCAGTCATTGGTATTGTACGGAGGGCTAGTGACTTAGATCGCGTTAAAGCAGGAACTGATAAGTCGTTATGGTTATATACCAGTGGAAGATGTGGTTGAGGAATTTAATAAATTGAGCCGACTAGATTCTGTTGATGAATTCCTTGGGAAACTTGAGGACCTTGACATCACCATTAAGGATAGGTACCCCATCCCTGTAGTGGATGACAAATAAATTACAAGTATGAGGAAGGCTTACAATGGGCCTGTGCAGATGCAACtttgatttattctttttaatttgcaTATGCTAAGTTACATAGAATGGTAAAGTCACAAAGTTAGTTACAGCTAGCTATACTAGTGTTAATAGTATTTACTTAAAAGTACTATTTTTTTAAGGGTCTACCAAATTAAACATGGTCaagtaaatatgaaaaagaaaaaaaaacattagtaAGTGTTTTCAATTCATGTGACAAGATTTATGACAACTAGGAgtgatataatataattattaattaatttattgttttttcaacATATATAGGGCTGTCACAGTTTTAAAAATGAGATGCAAAAGGGTTGTCCCCATAACTACATCTAGTTGTTCATAAACATGAAATTGAGATCCTCGTTGGAATTAGATTTTTACAtccataaataataaattaaattaaattaaaaagctAACGAATAGTAGTTGAAATATCTAATATCTATAATCTACTACcttatatttaaatgaaaaaattgtatataatagcaaattactaacctaaaataaaatagagtggctaggtttgatttaattgtgctccatagcaaacgtttggaAAATCAGGCGCCgatctcccaaatatctcgctcgccactctcctccaatctctcgctcgcttccccactttttatacaaacacaagtgtataaaaattgtttctaattgtataaagcagagaaaattgtataaatacatatatttttgttcccctctctcccctcttccagatctcgcttaccactctcccaaatctcgctcgccaccctcgcctttctcacttatacaaacagaagcgaaatgtataaattgtgtttctgtttgtataaagcgtgagaaaattgtatatacacatgcaagtacatatattttcgtcctatacacttataattatacaataaaaatactcccctgcccagtttcttttgtctttctctctttctcgttttatataattttcaaattgtatctaatttctctctttctcgttttgtacaattcgattcaattgtatattccttgtcaagtctcttttgtctttttctctttctcattttatacaaattcaaattgtatataatcgttctatacacttataataatacaattcgttttatatacttcgttttatacagttctctgcccaagtgtctttctctttcttgttttatacaatttgcttcaactgtatatgtatagcgaattatatagtttctatgtttgctatggagcgcaattatacaaactttgctatagcatacaaatatgaattttttatttgctatatgtgaaagttgccctatttaaatttaattaactcTATATAAGTATACAAAAAATGTTTATCTATGTTAAAGAGAATACATATTGATTatctagtaaaaaaaaaaaaagattcgtCTGTGTGTTTGTTACATCCCGCATCATTCTCTCTTCCTCAAACACAACACCTAAGACCTAAGTGAGTTCCCAACTTTTACAAACCTTTCCTATTTATACTCTTCTTCCCCCTTTTGCTCCTTTGAAACAACCAAATCCCCAATTCTAACAAACTATTCAAGGAACAAATTAAGgattaagggaaaaaaaaaacattttttagtaGCCAAAATGTCGTGGCAATCCTATGTAGATGATCACTTGATGTGCGACCTTGAAGGCCATCGCCTCACCTCAGCGGCTATTCTTGGCTTTGATGGCAGCGTTTGGGCTCAAAGCTCTGCATTCCCTAaggttaaatttatataatcatattgtCTGAATCAATTTATTCGAGTATGTTTTATGTAGTTTTGTGgatttttaaataatgtttaGATCAATGTCCATAACAATTTAtcgagtatatatatatgtgtgttatCGACTAATAGTGATATTTGGATCAATGGCTAATAGTGAACTTATCGAGTAACTTCTTGTGGATCTATTcgtttcacttttttttttctttgtacaATGTTACATCTCTTGGAAATGGATCTATCCTTTTGTTGTGAAATTACATCTAtcatttatgattatgttgGTTAATTGTTACTTAATAGACTTTGTTGAGATAAATTGATGTGCCTTAGCAGCTTTTGACATTATGATAAAGGTTGAATTTGACTTATTGGAACAAATATACTGTGTGTGGAGGAGTGGAGCGAACTGGTAGGCAATGTCAATATCGTTTCTATATCAAAGACTGGCTTCGAACATGATGGTTGCTTGATGATTATGTTGCATGTGTTCTTGTTAATAATTGTAGCTTTTTGACATTATGGTAAATGTATGACATTGTTGTTGAGTATAAATGTTTAATTAATGTGCTGTATCTTTTGTCTTTTTAGTTTAAACAAGAGGAAATTATTAATATCATGAAAGATTTTGATGAACCTGGATTTCTTGCTCCCACTGGGCTATTCCTTGGCGGCGCAAAGTACATGGTCATCCAAGGAGAACCTGGCGCTGTCATCCGTGGCAAAAAGGTGTTTATACCACTCTtcgtaaaatttttaatttctcgCTCGATATTtggtatttatattaatatttgattaaatttatattcttttcaaTCACTCCCCTGttactttttctatttcttctcttgtcattaaaatcaattcaaatctGCTACTAAATCTTTTGCGATGAAAAGCGCCTGAgtactaaatttataattatcttCAGCGACAATTAATTAAcagaaataaattaattgtagTCGTGTTTTATGTAGGGGGCTGGTGGAATAACAATTAAGAAAACAGTTCAAGCTCTAATTTTTGGTATCTACGAAGAACCAGTGACTCCAGGACAGTGTAACATGGTTGTTGAGAAAATTGGAGACTACCTTATAGACCAGGGTTATTGAAATTTCATAAATCCCATAattaatcttctttttttttttgtattttaatgatTGATCTTCTTCATCTAGTCActgaagttctttttttttcctaaacAAAAATAACTAGCCTAAAAGTTActattaattttgttatatagTTTACTGAACTAAATCTTGTGTATTGATCACTTTTTAAGACTTTTTATTGGTACCACGTCTTATAATAAAACAAGATGTTTAAAttggatttcttttttttttaggagTGAACTGTTTTCCTCTACTTTGAAGAGTTGCAAAAGAGTcaacaacattaataataaaaattgaaaaagatcaAAACAGATTATAATCTTTCAAATCTGTTATaagaagaaatttcatattttggtcgcattcttttatattgttaaatCTTCATCGTATTTATATTCTTCGTTCATCGAAAAGTTCATACATTTGTTGGGCCGGGGtttcaaaaaaatcaatgttgggaaatattttttagttataagtcatttaggaatgACGTGAACGCTGAGTCTCAATTAGGGATGTTTATGATTTGGATTAAAAATCGAATTAAATcgatttaatttgaattttaatttaattttagattattaaGAATCGATAACATATGATttgattatgattttgttcaaaaaaaattaaagaaataatcgAACCGAATCAATaagttatatacataaattttattactatacatagataatatttatattcataaatgattaaaaaaatttatatatgtttcatcaaatttatttataatttacgTGTGAAAAAAATGTCCAAGTTGAgagcattttttttattgattttatgtaTATGAGTGTCTATCGAAATTCTTTATtgtgaaataaaaaagtattattGTCTCTTCCTtctaatgctaaaacagtgGAATTTGAAGTTTTACTCTGTAAATTCAATGATCGGAATCTGTAATGTCATTcatattaactattttttttatttgaatggaTTATCGTCATTTTTTTCACGTTTTGAATgagttgtttttttatttttatgtatggataattattaaataatcgAATCAAATTAGAAGCAAAAATAATCAAACCAATAAATATacattatctttaattttatttgattttaataaatttaaattaatttaattttaattttaatttaaattaataaccGATCTAAATCAACTCGTGGTCTCAATTGTTTGAGCGGTGATATAAACGTATAACGCAGTATACTAAGAAACAAGTGGCTGCGTCAATTGGCTGATCATATATTTTGGTCCTTTTTGTCATCCTTATCTATACAAAGCAAAACAGAAAAAGGATCAAAAAATTTTGCAACACTTGACATGAAACGTAAAGGAataacatgaatttaattttaatttaatataagataatatattaagaaattatttttttatacataaaaagatCTCAAAATAACATGCAACATAACTGGCAATAAAATGTTGAAACAAGGCATATACTGTTCAAACAAAAGGTATTGTATAAGTATtacaattctttttattttaaaaagaaattttttgctTGAGTTATTGATATAACTGAATCGAAGAACTacaatattttttactattttggaGAGAACTATTCTGATTGAGTTATTGATATGATTGAATCGAAGAATTAGAACGTTTTGAGATTCAAGAAATTACTCTTTACATCGATATTATAAATTCAAAgtgttttttctatttaaattgaAGTAGTAAGCGTTACGTTCATCCATTTTCCTTATGAGggatatattcatatttattttcccATCCTTTGCTactatattttatcatattttgagTGGTCACTAAAGAAGAACTAAAGTAATACCTCTCTCGTCTCCCAAGTCAGTGGTGATGATCAGTTAATGTAGAATTATTGTTTTGATaacaatttgaaacaataattaaattttatatttttcgtattatctataaattatgaattaaatCGTGAAAATAGctagtaatatatattaaaaaaactacattttaaagttataattttttttaattatattaacacgaaa
Proteins encoded in this region:
- the LOC101255206 gene encoding dolichol-phosphate mannose synthase subunit 2-like — protein: MELADRTIGLLLTVTSLSIFTYYTFWVIILPLVDTDHFVHKYFLPQEYAILIPVFVGMTLICLLSMFTGYVMLNSKKKKA
- the LOC101254907 gene encoding profilin-1-like, translated to MSWQSYVDDHLMCDLEGHRLTSAAILGFDGSVWAQSSAFPKFKQEEIINIMKDFDEPGFLAPTGLFLGGAKYMVIQGEPGAVIRGKKGAGGITIKKTVQALIFGIYEEPVTPGQCNMVVEKIGDYLIDQGY